The genomic region GAAAGCTTTAGACAATGTAAACACGACGATATCCCATGGCGAATTTTTAGGAGTTATCGGTCATACAGGTTCTGGTAAGTCCACCTTAATCCAGCATTTAAACGGCCTGCTAAAGCCAACAAGAGGAACAATCACCGTAGACGGCCTTGACCTTACATCTTCCAACACCAAGCTAAGAGAGGTGCGAAAAAAAGTTGGCCTTGTTTTTCAGTACCCTGAACACCAACTATTTGAAGAAAACGTATCTTTGGACGTAGCCTTTGGACCTAAAAACCTCGGAGTAACAGAAGCTGAAGCGATCGAACGGGCTAAAAAAGCTCTACATTGGGTAAACCTTGACTATGAACAAGTTAAAAATCGCTCACCTTTTGAACTTTCTGGAGGCCAAATGCGAAGAGTTGCTTTGGCAGGAGTGCTAGCTATGGAGCCTAAATATCTAATCTTAGATGAACCCACTGCCGGTTTAGATCCAAAAGGAAGAGAGGAGATTTTAGGCAAAGTAAAGCAGCTACACAAAGAACTAAATCTAACAATTATTTTGGTATCTCACAGCATGGACGAGATAGGAAAACTAGTGGACAGAATAATTGTGATGGATAAATCAAAGATTTTTATCGACGATACACCCAAGCAAGTTTTTGCCAAAAGGAAAGAGCTAATAAACCTAGGGCTCGGGGTGCCAGAAGTCACAAACCTAGCTGTAAAACTGCATCAAAAAGGCATAGACATCGACCCATCTATATACACAACCAAAGACATAAAAAAAGAACTACGTAAGCTTTTAGGGGGTGCCTAATGTGAGTATTCTTAAAAACATAACTATAGGTCAATACTACCCTGGTAGATCTTATGTTCATAATCTTGACCCCCGTTTAAAACTGATGGCAACTCTTACCCTAATTGTAGCACTATTTTTTGTCGACACCTTTATAGGCTATATACCAATGATAGTCCTACTATTTTTAACAGTAAAATCATCTAAGATTCCTGTTAAAATGGTGCTAAAAGGTCTAAAACCTTTGTGGTTTTTAATTACTTTTACTTTAGTTTTACACATATTTTTTACATCAGGTGGAAGAACCCTTTTTTCTATCTGGAGAATCACTATAGAAAGTGCTGGTGTATATCAAGGGTTTTTTATGGCCAGTCGCCTCGCCCTATTAGTTATTA from Proteinivorax hydrogeniformans harbors:
- a CDS encoding energy-coupling factor transporter ATPase; translated protein: MSIEIKNLSHIYSPNTPFEVKALDNVNTTISHGEFLGVIGHTGSGKSTLIQHLNGLLKPTRGTITVDGLDLTSSNTKLREVRKKVGLVFQYPEHQLFEENVSLDVAFGPKNLGVTEAEAIERAKKALHWVNLDYEQVKNRSPFELSGGQMRRVALAGVLAMEPKYLILDEPTAGLDPKGREEILGKVKQLHKELNLTIILVSHSMDEIGKLVDRIIVMDKSKIFIDDTPKQVFAKRKELINLGLGVPEVTNLAVKLHQKGIDIDPSIYTTKDIKKELRKLLGGA